A window from Triticum aestivum cultivar Chinese Spring chromosome 6D, IWGSC CS RefSeq v2.1, whole genome shotgun sequence encodes these proteins:
- the LOC123141799 gene encoding glycine-rich cell wall structural protein, with protein MATFKGFLLVFALLLAAAFLVASAEETQAKKEEPTADVQDYYRGGGGYPGRGYPGRGRGGGYYPYPGRGGGGYPGRGGGGYCRWGCCGRGYYGGCRCCSRADEVPEPMYRAEAEVHH; from the exons ATGGCGACGTTCAAGGGTTTCCTCCTCGTGTTTGCTCTCCTGCTTGCTGCTGCTTTCCTCGTCGCCTCGGCCGAAGAAACTC AGGCCAAGAAGGAGGAGCCCACGGCCGACGTGCAGGACTACtaccgtggcggcggcggctacccgGGCCGTGGTTATCCCGGGCGCGGTCGCGGAGGAGGGTACTACCCGTACCCTGGCCGCGGAGGAGGCGGGtacccgggccgcggcggcggcgggtactGCCGGTGGGGCTGCTGCGGCCGCGGGTACTACGGCGGCTGCCGGTGCTGCTCGCGCGCCGACGAGGTCCCGGAGCCCATGTACCGCGCTGAGGCGGAGGTGCACCACTGA